The genomic stretch TCTCAGAAAAATaaacagatggagacagacctccaaactctgtttaaaaaaaggcaTCCCAGAGGTAGCTGTGTGTCTTACTCAGTTGAAGTTGAGAGAAGAATGAGGAATGATGAGCAATAAGGCTCAACATTAGTAGTTTTTCTATCACAGAGAAAATGTACAAACGGAACATACTGTAAAGTGTACATGATAATTAACAGAAATGTGAACAAGCTGCGGGGCTGGCTAAGATAGTCCCAATGTGTAGCATAATACCCCACTTCTACCCCTGCTTGGTAATTGGCACTCTTCACCCAGTAAACGCTACTGCTCTCTCCATTCTTCAATTGTCAACAGACTGAATTTCTAGTTTGCCTCCTTTTCATTCAGTGACCGAATTGTCCAGATTCATTCTTACATTCTTTCTCCAGTTCTTCTCCTAGAGTGTCCCAACAGTGGCCTAAGAGTTAGCATTCTGTCACACAAGACTAACGTATTCcagaaagatagaaaaaaaattatatataaaaatatgaaaagtgCATAAATTTAATAGTACTTATTAGGGGTCTGTGTGCTTTCATCTGGAGTACTGGAGTGGTAGTAAGACTTCCGGACtttccactttttaaaaaaactcgctttataaaagtctctgtatctctcactccctctcactTTCTGTGTCCTGTTAGTTTCAGCAGCTCTGTGGCTTCTTCTGTCAACAACCATTATATCATTGTTTTTCTTCAAGTCCTCACACATGCGACATCAGCACTGTTGCCTACAAAAAGAAGCACCACTCTGCTGTCTGGCAGTGGCTGAAGTCTGAAAAGTTTCTTCCTGCTTGGGGATAAAAGAGGTGATACATCTGCAGATACATCAACGATGGACCAacccatgctccgcccacaaatcaCTAACGTGTTCTTTCATAGCAACTGCTGTGAGGTTGGACATGCATTTGGAGTTTAGATTAGACCATATAGATGTTCAGTTTACAGTTTGAAATCCTACTCAACTAGGCTGGATTGTGGTGTTGTAGCTATTCACTTATTGGCAGGTCGCAAACACCAGTGAATGTGACTCTATGATCATGTTAACTTTTCTCATGACATCTGTCCTAACTGCATGATGACCAGTGGTGGACAGTAATAAATACATGTAGTTAACTAAGTATCTGCATTTctatttggacacaatgtaaagaaccacagtcagattcacattaacaGCCTGTTACTTAAGTACAAGATGGGTTTCATTTGTTGACTACTAGATATTCACAAATATCACTCAAAATTATTAAgtagcaagctgccactgttgggcccttgagcaaggccctttactctctgctccccgggcgctggagttggctgcccaccactctgggtgtgtgtactcactgcccctagtgcactagtgtgtgtgtgtgtgtgtgtgtgtgtgtgtgtgtgtgttcactaccacagatgggttaaatgcggaggacacatttcgctgtacagtgtacactgtacaatgacaaaTACGTGCGCCTTTATGTCAGTATTTAGGTTTAAGATAAAACTGCTGTTTACACATTAGGAAGAATAGGATTTTTTACTAAAGATTGTCAAATCTTCTAGCAGTTGCTAAAAAATAATGCACTTGTGGGCAGAGCATGAACAAGTCACTTGTATGACCCCTCACCCTTAAGCGTGGCAGTGCACCTTATTTGAGTCCAGGCACAGACAGAGAGTCCGGTATCCAGCTCCTATCTGTTGTCAGTGGCGCTGGACTCCAGCTCACATTCAACTCTGGCTGAAGTCAGCAAAGTTCTTGCTTCCACTGAAGGTTTCTGGCTGCAGCGGGAAGAAGTACTGCTGGGACAGGATGAAACTGGAATCCTGGTGGTGCTGCTGTAACTGCCCGTGGCCATGTGGGtgcatgtgtgggtgtgggtgtgagtgtgagaggctTGCTTGCAGGCACTGTGGAGAGAAgtatggtggtggaggtggtggtggcagcattgGCTGGGCTGTGGACAGGGACGTGACCGTGTTTGAGGACGAGGAGAGCAGAATCTGCTGCTGTGGGTTTTGCTGGAGGCCAGTCTCGGCTCTGCCAAGAGAGAAGCGCCGTAGTGAGCTGCCACCACCTGCACTGCTGGAGCTGGTGGTGGCTGTGCTGGACTGGCGCGATGGCGTGCGCAAGCCAACTGGTGCTGCCCCGGGGGTCAGGATCATGGGGATGGTCTCACCCTGGCAGCTCCGCAGAGAAAAGCGCATGGGTTGCTGGGCCGGCTGCTTGGGCCGCAGACATGTACAACAGTATACGGCCACCAAAGAGGCAACCACTACGAATGCCACAAAGATGGAACCTACCATCAGGAAAGGCATGTAGATGggttctgagagagagagagaaaaaaaacatattttattattgtttatatgaTTTTATGGGATTGTGTAGACCCTGCTAATAtacttaaaaaaattatattactGTGTCAACAGCTGTGAAATGTCTTGGAAAGTATATTTCTAATTAAAAAGTGTGGATGATCATTTTaacaaaacactaaaatgtaaGATTATTGTATAAATTTGTTTGCTGGTTCACAGGAAACACTGGACAAGGTTGACCAAGAGTTCTATTTTTTTGGGCAAAAATGATCCTAGAATAATGAGTAAAAAACATTGTTATACTGCTACATTTTGCTATtaacatttttctctttttttacacaaaattgtaaattaaaatacattacaaaatgcagtatattatattatatatcacaTATCTCAAAACTACATATTACAATGATAGTAGCTACCGAATAATTAATTCTGAAtaatacactaaataataaCCCTTGAGATTATTAAGTGTATAATAAGCCTAGGGTTTAACAGGTTGATTTGTAATTGTATTCATACAGTGCAGTTTACAACAGATACTGTCCATCACCAAGACCTACAACAGTGTGAGAAAGCAGCAGTTATCATTCCCATAGTTACACAGATGTGTATTAATGAGACTCTCCTTTGTCATTTATGAACTAAGTAAGAAACCAAGTGACAATAAATATTTGAACGTTAGGCAGTTTTATCTCAGCATCTAATAAAGTGAAGTCTTTATGGAGTTTGAAAGGCTGCCAGCTTGTGGAAGACTATAAAGCAGAAGTCATTAACTCTTCCATCAGGCGTTCGCTGAAGTGTTTACATTAATGCGGAGGGAATGTGCTGCTTTAGACATGGGACCCAGTGTCCGGGTACTGTTACTGCACACAACATGccaatacaaataaaatgtctttctctgtgtctcggCCTGTCAGTGTCACAGCATCCGATTGCAGTGGAGGTCAGAATGTAAAGCCCAGGGACTTTAATCTGGCCTGATAGTGATGGGACAGAGGGATGGGGGGTGTGGGCTGGGCCCTTTGGAGTGAAGTGAGAAAAGGGTTTATAGTGGTCCTATATGACTGCTTAATTCTCTAAGAATGATTTACTGTTGGATCTTTAAATTTATTATCTTAAATCTTCAGTAGTCAACTGTGAGTTGAAAGAAGTACACAGAGCAGAGACTTGGTCAACTTTTACACACTATGCTGTCTTATTACATTttaagtaattagtaaaaggcacaaCAGAAAGtagtagttattattattattattattattattattaatactatagTGGCTGCATATAGGCTATACACAGTTAGAATCTGGATGGTACTGGTGATTCACAGTCTGCGGAAATGGGTTAATTAGGATAATGAGATAATGAGAAATAATCCTGCCCATATGTTGAATTTGTAACTAGCTCACAATATCTCAATACTTTCTTAGAAAAGTCTTTCTTTTTAactaaatttaaataaaatacctGTATCTGGTTtaatgtgatctggagtttttacATGCAAAACTCTCTTTAGTACTGAAATAAAGTACAAAACGAACGTGTCTAAAACATGATTAAACTtatacacagtactgtaaatcTGTATACAGTAAAACTGGCTGCACAAACGCAGTGAATGTGAACACACTGCAGGTCAGCTGACTCCGTGAAAGTCAgaaatttaattattatattttcccATTGTTCTGGAAACCATTACTATACTATATTCATATGGGATGTTTTAAGATACAGTGCATATAATCACTTTAATCACCATTTGGCTTTTTAAATGACAGACAAACTGCAGTCTGTAGATGATTAAAGTCTGAATCAGATTAGCAGAGAAGATCAATATCCTCCTAAAAATCTGCTGCACGCTGAATAAGATCTCTTACCCTCAGGTGAGGAGCAGCTACATTTACTCAGTAACAGGTTGATGGGTTTATACTTGTCTTGtgcatttttaaatgaaattctACCTTCTTCTGAAgcagagcattttttttttaaaataattaaatatatatataatatctatatatatattcagcatGCTTttggttttttatttttttttattttagctaattattatttaatataattgcTGTGATCTACCACAACTCGCACACTACAGCTTTTTAATTTACACCAAAAGACAacaacaggtaagtaagcagaGGACTTTCAGACCTGACAGGCCCACTTTTTACCGAGGCTGTACACTTAGTGCAGTAGTGGTTACTTCTAGCTACATTACTTCTTCCCAAGGTACAGTAGTCTAAACTCATACTTAGATAAATTACACGTAAACGTACCTTTAcaaccttttcttcttctcatttgcctgtaaaataaactaaaaaccTCAAAGATCAGAGGGGTGACCAGACTCAAAACTGGTACAGATGCTGTCACGTGTaacataattaaaaatatttttcacaAATTTACTTTAATTGAAATCAATTGattttagtattattaataacaaataTTTGAGGTAGCATAAATGAATTAATTCGCTTCAACATAAATACCCTCACTAATAAAAATAGTGCTGCCTACAATCCACTCTTAGGCTACGTATAGGTAGCCTGATTTGGCTACagcgtaagtgtgtgtgtgtgtgtgtgtgtgtgtgtgtgtgtgtgtgtgtgtgtgagagagagagagagagaaagtgtagATGGGTTATCTTACGTGCTGTGTATCCACTATTTTCCGCCTCGCGGTCGTTCGTGCACGCGCCCTGGTCGAGGCGCGCTCCAGCGGCAGCGCAGCAGTACCTCAGCGCGCACGTCCCGCAACACACGCGTGCGGCCGCCGTGTCCAGCTGCTCGGGACACTGGAAGCCCTCGTGGTAGTTCCCACTGGTGTCCAGCCACCCGTGGCAGTACTCCCCCCGAGCGTCGGACGCGCCGAGGGTCCAGGACACGCAGCCTAGCACGAGGCAGTGCAGCACGCGCGCcatcgcgcacacacacacagaggacgaGAGACGGCTTAACGATCCCGGGCTAAACACACAGTGTGGACGTGCAGCGCGCTGCCGATGCTGTGTGTGAGTTCATTCGCATCTTCAGCATCAGCGTCTGGTCCAGAGAAATCACCAGCTTTCTGCTCTCATGTTCAAATGTAGCCAAAACTGGTCCAAACAGACTGGGAATACGATTCTGGTTGAAGTCTTGAGTTAACCAGAGAAGCAATGATCAAATGTCCTTAAAAAGTCCTTAAAGTTTAGAAATCCTTTTGGTATTTAGGTTTCCATTTAGGCAAATGTTTGACCCAGTCTTCAGTGAAAGGCGTCTAAACGCTTCAAATTCCGAAGAATCCGCAGTAAAACAAAAACTCCAGAAAATAAATCCCTGCTTGcagctctcctctctgtctctctcatgcCGAGTTGCTGAGTCTGATCTGAGCTCGAGCTCTGCTTCTGTTCCTGTCGCTTTTTGTTGCTTTTGCAGCGGGCTCGTCATCACTCGCGTGGTAGGTTAGTGGCCTGTGGGCGTTATTGTTGGGTTTGTGgttcccacccgtattccgacaaACCCCCGCCTCCCACGCGAGGACTGGCTGGTTAGTagtttatattcatatttcaatattcaatattcaacATTTGTGTTTATGTAAACAACACATCTACACACAATACAAATCTTACAAGTTGATTTGCGCTAAACTACACAGCTGAAAGTAAGGGCGAGACTTTCACAGTGTCTCCCGTTGCTATGCAACAGAGTAACGAggactccccccccccccccacctgtTTTCTAGCAAGCTCCGCCTCCTCCAGCGCGACGATTGGCTAGTGAGTTCATACCCGCACGCAGTCCTACCACGTGAAGGGGCCAATCAAAACACGAGTGAGGGATGGTGGGTGGGGATAGGGGAGTGTGACGCTACTATGCTACTATGTCGCCTAGCAACGCGAGACGCTCAGAAGGACTTAGTGTTAGTTTGGCTTCTTAGTGGTCTGCTCTGACTCCTCTGTGCAGCGCCGCTGTAATGAAGAGGTAACATGTCTGATAGTTTTGGTttacaaaaacagaaatgctGTGAATATAGATTTACACATATACTGTGAGTATGAAGTATTACACAGAGGCGGGGTTGGTCAGAAACCACCTGTTATGTCACTTCAGAAACCTCTGGTGTCGCCTCTTGTTTTATCGCTTTTTTAATTTAGAGAAGTAAAAAACGTCTTAGTTGCTCAGGGGTGACATTATTCATGTCACTGTACACAATTGTCTATCTATAAGTATCCCTAAATTATACCTAATTCTAAAACTTAGAAGTAGCTTTGAATTTTtcgtctattcaaactagctgaggtcaTTCTTAagcaaacagcaaagcacttttgtaagtcatgCTAAAttccctaaatgtaaatgtcaataATTATTCGTGAATAAGACCAGTGTAGATGCGGTGGATTTCATATAAAACATCACATATAACTGGACTATGGAAACTAAAATGGACACTGTCGTTTtcatcatttattaatattattatttattattataattattatcttGCTCCCTAAAATGCACATTTGGCTGTAATAGACATGGTATTTTCTTATGCGTATAAAAAGACTATTACAATAAGAAAAAATTAGAAAAATCTGTAAACATTATATTTGTTTTTCGTGTagtaaatgattaaatatttttttttgtttttgtttttttctatttctttttaaattttaGTAGTCCAAATCTTCGCAAATGCACAAATATTTCTACTTAATTAGACAGTAATTATTAATGCATTTAAGCAAAGCTAAAACTTTGCTTCAGCCAAAAAcagaaatattaaacaatattaaacaAGAGGCCCAAACAACAAAGACGTTTTTCGCCCAAATGCGGCACTTATAAGCAAAGCATATGTTCCCGTGTTGACAGTTATTTTTCATGCTGTTCAATACGGTTCAGGCTACTGAGGAGAATTTCTGTCCATGGTGTGTTAATGTGTAGTTCTGCCATTTATGCTGTTAGGTCTCCCTCTAGTGGCCTTTTTGCTGTGTGCAGCAGTGGGGGGAAAATGTTGCTTAATGTACAGagaaatggtgtgtgtgtgtgtgtgtgtgtgtgtgtgtgtgtgtgtgtgtgtgtgtggccatggCATGTATTTAGCATTGTATGGGGACCAAATAACCCTGGTATACTGAAAACATGAACACTGTGATATACTGGGGGTAATCAAATTCCCTGATTTGCATGTGGATTAAACGTTGGGGTTTGGTTAGGTGGAGCACATCAGCATGTATCTAAACTATTACTGTAAGCAGTGTGAAAGTCAGAAGCCCAAACTTGACTGCGTATTTGTGCTTAAAGGTAACGTTGTTTTGGTAACTGTACATCTCAGGTCTTGCCTCTGTGACAAACACTGGCGTTTGTCTGAGTTTGCATATGCAGATGACCTACACGCTGCCGAAGCTCCTTGACACTTTCAGTCCCATCAGTAACACACAAGATGCGCAGCTAAGTAAAGCTGCCATGTACGAGAATATGGGACTAGCTGTGGGGCATTTCTACAGGCTATAGTCTGTATAGTCATAGTCTCCACGTTGCCACTTTATTTTTGACTCAGTCTTAGTGAAGGAGTCTCGAGGCTTTGTCACAAAAACATGGACGTCCTCCAGCTTCCCTCTTAATATCATAAACCCCCTCTTGTGTTCGACACTCCCACTGTGGTGCAGATGCCcccctaacccccccccccccccccccccctcccccttaaACCCCCGCGCTCCAGACGGAGCGTGCAGCTGCCGACGTTACCCCCCTCCTCTTGCGCTCCCCATTCCCTCTGTGTGCAGACAAAAGccccccacctcaccccacccCCGCATCCATCCCGCCAGGGGATTGGAGCAGTGACCTGTCAGTAAagtccctcctcctcctcctcctctttctcgcAGAGTTAAGAgtgtggtgtgagtgtgtgtgtgagtgtgtgtgtgagtgaaagagagagagagagagagagagagagagagagagagagagagagagagaaaaaagaagtgTTCACAATCCGTCCGGACCGAGAGCGGCGTCACGTCACGTTGAAGCGACTTTACCGACAGCAGCTCGCGCGCGGCATGGACGAGGAGATGCTGTCTGCAGACGAAGGTCTCGGCGTGTGCCCGCGGCAGCGGAGCCCGTACAGCGCCCTCAGGTCGCTTGCGACTAAGCGCGCGATTGTAAGGGCGAGGCGAGACAGACCCACCATGGTGGACATCCCGCAGGCGGGGGACGGCGTAGGGCGcgtgcaacaacaacaacagcagcagcagcagctcgcgACCGGTCCgctatacacacaccagcacccTCTGCAGCTGCAGCGCCTCCCCTGCGACGCGAGTGCGAGGCCCAGCAGCGTCGGCGGACCTCCTGGAAGCCCCGCGCCACCTCCAATGTTTTGCGGCCGCAGGAGGGTCACGCTGCCCCCGGGCCGCACCGAGCTCAGCCAACAAGCTCCAGACTGCAGCTACGGCATCAGCCCAGGTAAGAGCCCCAACGCGCACGCGAGGAAGTTCGGCTTATGAACCATCAGAGCGCGCAGAAGCACACCACGGTACTTAAGCTACGTTGCTCAGTCAGGCTAGTTTGGAGATTGCCACTGGCGGTGTCCTGTTGAAAGTCactggtgtgtttctgtgttgtttttgaATCCATATTTCTCAGAGAAACATGGctgtgagcgagagagggagtCAAAAGTAAGAAACGGGGAGCGAGACTCCTAAACATTTCAGACTAGAGTCCTGACGTGAAAGTGCCCTAATTCATAGCTAGTAGCTATAACAGTGAGTAAAACTAAAAATAACCCTCTGAGTTATTGAACATGCTCCAGCCATTTCACTGCGTGTCACAAATCCAGTTTTGCTTTTAGTTGAATGTGAAGTTTTTCACCATAGTTTATCCCCagcttctttacagtggtgtttTTACTCAAGATCCAAAGGCAGGAAGTTCTGCACAGTGATGAACTGACTGTGGCCTACAGTCACGACAGTCTTGATTCTGGGTGTCAGCAGAGGTGGGTAGAGTAGATAAACCCATACTGAAGTAAAGTGTTATTACTTAAATTCAGCTAGAAGTGAAACTATCTTTTGACAAACGACTGGGAATGAAAAGAAAGAGGTCTGAAACTACTAAAATACCATCTTTAGAAAACTGCAGTGGCTTTTCACTGCATCCAGCATCTATAGGTGTAGCAAACTGAAACAGAAATATAAATGCAAATTAGAAACAAAATGATTGAAGTCAGAGAAGATTGAATGAAGTGTTGTTGGAAAAATACTCCGATTTGCACAAATCCACAAAGTCCAAATTGAAGACTAGGTCTGTCTCAGGTTGTGAACTAGGTAATGTATGTATGGGATATCATGGTCTGTGTTTATGTGAACATGGCTAAAGTGTGATAGCTATGGAGCCCCACTCTACCACCGCAGCCTCAGATCCCCAACAGATCTAGCCTCCTTAAACCTGGCCTAAGCATTTAATAACTGGTTAGCTAACCGTACAAGTTTACCTACATGTGCATGTAAATAAACTCGATTCTCAGGCTCTAATCATGCTTCCTGCCTTCGTCCTGCTTCATAGAGCAAAAGTTACCCAGCTAGCTAAGCAAGTTAGTAAGCTAGATGTTGTGCTCTGGGTCAACAGCaactctcttcctcttttctcAATTCCACCAATGTTTAGTTCCAAACCCAGCTGGCCTGAATAAGAGCTGAGGAATAAGTGTGCCTGAGTCGGCTATTGCAACCATGTGAGCTTCATTTTAGCTGTCATCTGGATTGTGTTTCTAGTTTTAAGGGGGGATTTGGCAAAAAATCAACTGTGCACAATTTTCCAAATATACTGAATTAGTCGAACAGCCACATGTATGGTGTAGATGTTTTTTGTCTGTGAAGCTAATGTGGTTAACAAACACTAGTAGTTAAACCCACATTTCACCTAAATACATGCCTGCTTCTCTCAACCTGTTCAGACCTCATCCAGGTCTTTGCTGTTGTGTAAAACATTTAACCCCAGTATTGAGGGTTTTATGTATTTCACAGCCTTATGGAAGTTCACAGGCAAACTTACTGTACCATGAACCACACTGACAAGTCTCCACAACCTTAAGGAACACCTAGATGCGATTGAGTGTGTGagcatgtatttacagaaagtatTTGGGTGATTATAGACTTGTATTGTTTGTTAGCTACAATAACCTCATAGCTCCAGTTTAAAACTTGATTTGAACCATGTCTTGGCAAAAAACAATtagaatgaaaaataaatgaactaatgtGTAGTTTTTAGCCAATAACAAATCAGAAAAGTAAGCTGAGACAGAAGGACCTGTTTACAAGTTTACATCATCTTGCTTGGTGCTACTTTAAGCTGACAAAGCTCAGTCTCTGATGAAACTGCATGGGCAAATCAATacaagaagaaggagaaacCTCCTATGAACAGTAATGGGAGAAAAAGACATCGTTTTTTTACCAGTGAGATTTATAATCttaatacaaagaagaaaatcaattaaCAGCAtgtatttatcattttattaacaCTTTATTAGCGTGATGACGCCCAAATCTACACACGATTGAGCTAAACAAGATTAAATGAATAACAAGCGAGGCTTCTAATGTGTTTCACGTTTTAAAAGAACGTTCAGATAAAGTACTGCTTTAATTATTGTATTGGGAGTACTGCAGTTTTCAAAGCAAAGCAGTGAGGTAAATTACCAATTAGCAAATCACAGTGATTCAGGATAAGGGCAATTTAGGCCACCTAAACAGAGTTACTGAGTTAATCATGAAGGCCGCTTAGAGTGACGAAGAGAGATGTTTAGCCTAATAATGATGTGGTCCTGTTTGGAGATCATTATAAAGGTGTGGCTGGATCAGAGTGAGTCATGTAGGTGTGGAGAGGTTAAATGCAGGGGTTGCTGGATGGCGGCAGATGCAGAGGCTGCATGTAGCGTGTGGTTCACTGTCAGGAGGGGGTTGTTGGAGGTTGTTATTAAGCAGTTCATGGTCCGCGAGCAGCAGGTCATCAGGCTGGTTTAAACACTGGTACAGCAGGAGCTTGTGGACCTCGGGAGGATGCCGTATGGTAGGTTGACAAAGAACAAGCGAAAATGTAACCATAAGGTTTGGGCTGCTTTCTCAGCATTCAGTGGTATGATCAAGTCCAGCCTTGTAAAATCAGAAAAGCTATAAGAAATAAGGGAGAGTTTTTCCTGCATTGAGTTTAGAATTCTCCTGTGTATTAGAGAGAGACATCATACTGCTACACTAACAACCATTAGTGTTCTTGGTATTTCGACTGATAAAGCCAGTATTGGGCAAAATGTGTATTAAGTCAGTCAGCCAATCCATACCCCTGGTGATCTGCTCACCCTCCAAAGTTCCCAGCCCTAATATAACACGCATGATCCTCCCAATCAAAAAGGTCAGGAACCTGTAAACTTAAGAGGTTGCTGCCATACTTGCATGAGGGTTTGGACCAGGACTAGGGTTGGGCTGCCCTGTCTTAAGCATAATGATTTGGTATGATCCTGTATGAAGTAATGCAGGCTTCAGGTATGCATTACTATGCAAAGTAATTCAGGCCCCAGGTAGTTTTTTGCAGGAATGTACGCTTGGCTTTTGACTTTAGGTTGACTGTTTAGTTATCCGGTTTCTTCACATGGGCCAgctggacatttttttttcccaacGCTAGGACAGCCCGCTTCTGCCTAACTCCACATGTTATACGTATTGTAAGCACGTCTGATTGCTGTGCGTTTGCAGAAGGCTTGATCTAGAGAAAGCTATTCCACAAAGGCCTTTTATTACCATCTTACATGAGCAGTAAGCCTGTTCCTTCTGATTGTAGAAGCTGTGGTGTTGAAGTCTTGATCATTTAAGATTCCTGTATTAGCAGTGATTTCAGTGTGAATTTGACTGGTTGCCAGTCTAACTAGAATAACACAGGGTCAGTATTGTCGAAGGAACTGAGTGTCTTTAGCGCCAGCTGCTGTATTGTGGTCTAAGTGGAGTTTATTTAAGTGTGTGATGGAACATTTGGGACATTGAACATTACACTCACAAAATCAAAATGTTTAGGCTAGTTTCTTAGCCTTCAGAGAGAATCTAGAAGTTAGAGTAAGTGTCTCAGCTTTGTATACTGAAGAGAGGTGTGTTAGAAATAGGATTGCATCAAACAGGTGAGCTTAGACTATACCCTGTGTTTGATTTTAAAGATCAGGTACCAGAGTTTTAATTTTCTATATAAATGAATGCAAATAAGGATGTCTGATATATTGCCACATgccttgtgtatgtgtgtgtgtgggtgagagagagagagagagagtgagagtgtcaGAATTCGTTACAGGCAGTTGCTGGTTGTGCAGGTATA from Salminus brasiliensis chromosome 19, fSalBra1.hap2, whole genome shotgun sequence encodes the following:
- the shisa3 gene encoding protein shisa-3 homolog, producing the protein MARVLHCLVLGCVSWTLGASDARGEYCHGWLDTSGNYHEGFQCPEQLDTAAARVCCGTCALRYCCAAAGARLDQGACTNDREAENSGYTAQPIYMPFLMVGSIFVAFVVVASLVAVYCCTCLRPKQPAQQPMRFSLRSCQGETIPMILTPGAAPVGLRTPSRQSSTATTSSSSAGGGSSLRRFSLGRAETGLQQNPQQQILLSSSSNTVTSLSTAQPMLPPPPPPPYFSPQCLQASLSHSHPHPHMHPHGHGQLQQHHQDSSFILSQQYFFPLQPETFSGSKNFADFSQS